One genomic segment of Mytilus trossulus isolate FHL-02 chromosome 4, PNRI_Mtr1.1.1.hap1, whole genome shotgun sequence includes these proteins:
- the LOC134715921 gene encoding helicase POLQ-like isoform X1 — translation MGKVIRNSDTTTEPQDLKQVTLMEQKQIVHNDEAEDSILDSSDFLLADMDINWCEGHEEKSDVKLKPDKKDINKEHVKTEKTVPVTPVNTLRDRIKQRLHNNAGVKTPQGPGSVIQQQQEEQLQKVQQEMERLKTKGSTTDIGPFYGLPSKVQHLLQAHRGITKLYDWQDECLNLPGVREGRNLIYSLPTSGGKTLVAEILILKQILCQQKDAIIILPFVSIVQEKVRSISTFALELDFLVEEYAGSKGRFPPMKRRNKRSLYIATIEKAHSLINSLIENNRLDTLGLVVVDELHMIGEGGSRGATLESTLLKIIHKQSNTQIIGMSATLNNIEDLQNFLKADVYHNDFRPVKLTEYLKLQDNIYEVTCKTSEDLVSHRRVVTFPYSSEQTKTDPDHLMGLVLEVIPKNSCLVFCPTKKNCENVAMMLCKMFVNKNRELCDIKKAEKKALLKELYSDGEQRICPVLQYTVHFGIAYHHSGLTMDERRLIEDAYSEGTLCLLACTSTLAAGVNLPAKRVILRSPYVGSTFLSRTQYKQMTGRAGRAGIDSSGESILITKSTDRDKVQELISGPNEMCYSSLMYDGGKGIRSLILSVIGLQVTKTTSDVYEFMRKTLLSTQGTTCDVSIVTKDSLQKLIELGLVVQKRSMSQGDENCDSFHLEVTPLGRATFKGSVDIDNASLLYNDLKKGEESLVLATYIHLLFLVTPYDMVDMVKPSWIIYFQQLSALDNIELKAASLIGVPESYIAMRASGQCSRQKVNDFVLNRFYLTLMLYELWKQKSLWEVADKFQQPRGFIQNLLSSAAGFASCVFHFCQELEEFWAYQDLLGNFVKRLSYCVTTELIPLMEIPGVKLGRAKQLHSSGYKTLTHVAHADPVDIVKNIKQISKKAAIQIVTSAKVLLNEKAEALREEVEELINVPEGSVSMTMISSQESDILPPTPDGANFSQESVT, via the exons aaaaatctGATGTGAAATTAAAACCAGACAAGAAAGATATTAACAAAGAGCATGTTAAAACAGAGAAAACGGTTCCTGTTACACCTGTAAATACTCTTAGAGACAGAATCAAACAGAGACTACATAATAATGCAGGTGTAAAAACACCTCAGGGACCTGGATCAGTCATACAACAACAACAAGAGGAACAACTACAGAAAGTCCAGCAAGAAATGGAAAGACTGAAAACTAAAGGAAGTACCACAGATATTGGTCCATTTTATGGTCTTCCGTCTAAAGTTCAACACCTTCTACAGGCACATAGAGGAATCACAAAACTTTATG ATTGGCAAGATGAATGTTTGAATCTACCAGGCGTAAGAGAAGGGAGAAATCTAATATATTCCTTACCTACAAGTGGTGGGAAAACCTTAGTAGCTGAGATACTGATACTTAAACAGATACTGTGTCAACAAAAAGACGCTATTATTATACTACCATTTGTTTCTATAGTACAGGAAAAG GTTAGAAGTATATCCACATTTGCATTAGAATTAGATTTCTTGGTAGAGGAATATGCAGGAAGTAAAGGCAGATTCCCTCCAATGAAAAGACGGAACAAACGATCGCTATATATAGCTACAATAGAGAAAGCTCACTCACTTATTAACAGCTTAATAGAGAACAACAGATTAGATACTCTAGGATTGGTTGTTGTAGATGAA CTCCACATGATAGGAGAAGGTGGGAGTCGTGGTGCCACTTTAGAGTCAACATTGCTGAAAATTATTCATAAGCAGA GTAATACACAGATTATAGGAATGAGTGCTACTTTGAACAATATAGAAGACTTACAGAACTTTCTTAAGGCTGATGTCTACCATAATGACTTTAGACCT GTAAAATTGACAGAGTACCTAAAGTTGCAGGACAACATTTATGAGGTGACATGTAAGACGTCAGAAGATTTGGTATCTCACAGAAGGGTTGTTACATTTCCA tATTCTTCTGAGCAAACCAAAACAGATCCAGACCATTTAATGGGATTAGTATTAGAGGTTATACCAAAGAATTCATGTCTGGTCTTCTGTCCTACAAAGAAAAACTGTGAAAATGTGGCCATGATGTTATGTAAAATGTTTGTTAATAAAAACAG AGAGTTATGTGACATAAAGAAAGCTGAAAAGAAAGCATTATTAAAAGAACTATACAGTGATGGAGAACAGAGAATTTGTCCTGTTCTGCAATACACAGTACACTTTGGTATAGCCTATCATCATAGTGGACTGACAATGGATGAGAGACGACTGATAGAAGATGCTTACTCAGAAGGAACACTGTGTTTACTGGCCTGTACAAGTACACTGGCAGCTGGTGTTAATCTACCTGCTAAGAG AGTAATTTTAAGAAGTCCCTATGTAGGGAGTACATTTCTGAGCAGGACTCAGTATAAACAGATGACAGGAAGAGCTGGTAGAGCTGGGATTGATTCCTCAGGGGAGAGCATCCTTATTACCAAATCTACAGACAGGGATAAG gTACAAGAATTGATATCTGGACCAAATGAGATGTGTTACAGTAGTCTGATGTATGATGGTGGAAAGGGAATTCGTAGTCTTATACTATCTGTGATAGGCTTACAG GTTACTAAGACCACTTCTGATGTGTATGAGTTTATGAGAAAAACTTTGTTATCCACTCAAGGAACTACATGTGATGTTTCTATTGTAACCAAAGATTCACTGCAGAAGTTAATTGAACTTGGTTTAGTTGTCCAGAAAAGGTCAATGTCTCAGGGAGATGAAAACTGTGATAGTTTTCATTTAGAAGTTACACCTCTAGGAAGAGCTACTTTTAAAG GCTCTGTAGATATTGATAATGCCTCCCTACTTTATAATGATTTGAAGAAAGGTGAGGAGTCCCTGGTACTGGCTACCTATATACACCTCTTGTTTCTAGTCACTCCTTATGATATGGTAGATATGGTCAAACCATCATGGATTATTTATTTCCAGCAG CTGTCAGCTTTAGATAACATAGAATTGAAAGCAGCATCATTAATAGGTGTGCCTGAGAGTTACATAGCCATGAGAGCTTCTGGACAATGTTCTAGACAG aaaGTAAATGATTTTGTATTAAATCGCTTCTACCTCACCCTAATGTTGTATGAGTTATGGAAACAGAAGAGTTTATGGGAAGTAGCTGACAAGTTTCAGCAACCAAGAGGATTTATACAGAATCTATTGTCTAGTGCAGCAGGTTTTGCATCCTGTGTTTTTCATTTCTGTCAG GAATTAGAAGAATTTTGGGCATACCAAGATTTGCtaggaaattttgtaaaaagactGTCATATTGTGTCACGACAGAATTAATTCCCTTGATGGAAATTCCAGGTGTCAAACTG GGAAGAGCCAAACAGCTTCATTCCAGTGGATATAAAACATTAACCCATGTGGCACATGCTGATCCAGTGgacattgttaaaaatattaaacagatATCTAAAAAGGCTGCTATACAGATTGTCACTTCTGCAAAG GTTCTTTTGAATGAAAAAGCAGAAGCATTGAGGGAGGAAGTTGAAGAACTTATAAATGTACCTGAAGGAAGTGTTTCCATGACAATGATTAGTTCTCAGGAATCTGACATTCTACCTCCTACCCCTGATGGTGCAAACTTCTCACAGGAATCAGTTACATAA
- the LOC134715921 gene encoding helicase POLQ-like isoform X3 codes for MGKVIRNSDTTTEPQDLKQVTLMEQKQIVHNDEAEDSILDSSDFLLADMDINWCEGHEEKSDVKLKPDKKDINKEHVKTEKTVPVTPVNTLRDRIKQRLHNNAGVKTPQGPGSVIQQQQEEQLQKVQQEMERLKTKGSTTDIGPFYGLPSKVQHLLQAHRGITKLYDWQDECLNLPGVREGRNLIYSLPTSGGKTLVAEILILKQILCQQKDAIIILPFVSIVQEKLHMIGEGGSRGATLESTLLKIIHKQSNTQIIGMSATLNNIEDLQNFLKADVYHNDFRPVKLTEYLKLQDNIYEVTCKTSEDLVSHRRVVTFPYSSEQTKTDPDHLMGLVLEVIPKNSCLVFCPTKKNCENVAMMLCKMFVNKNRELCDIKKAEKKALLKELYSDGEQRICPVLQYTVHFGIAYHHSGLTMDERRLIEDAYSEGTLCLLACTSTLAAGVNLPAKRVILRSPYVGSTFLSRTQYKQMTGRAGRAGIDSSGESILITKSTDRDKVQELISGPNEMCYSSLMYDGGKGIRSLILSVIGLQVTKTTSDVYEFMRKTLLSTQGTTCDVSIVTKDSLQKLIELGLVVQKRSMSQGDENCDSFHLEVTPLGRATFKGSVDIDNASLLYNDLKKGEESLVLATYIHLLFLVTPYDMVDMVKPSWIIYFQQLSALDNIELKAASLIGVPESYIAMRASGQCSRQKVNDFVLNRFYLTLMLYELWKQKSLWEVADKFQQPRGFIQNLLSSAAGFASCVFHFCQELEEFWAYQDLLGNFVKRLSYCVTTELIPLMEIPGVKLGRAKQLHSSGYKTLTHVAHADPVDIVKNIKQISKKAAIQIVTSAKVLLNEKAEALREEVEELINVPEGSVSMTMISSQESDILPPTPDGANFSQESVT; via the exons aaaaatctGATGTGAAATTAAAACCAGACAAGAAAGATATTAACAAAGAGCATGTTAAAACAGAGAAAACGGTTCCTGTTACACCTGTAAATACTCTTAGAGACAGAATCAAACAGAGACTACATAATAATGCAGGTGTAAAAACACCTCAGGGACCTGGATCAGTCATACAACAACAACAAGAGGAACAACTACAGAAAGTCCAGCAAGAAATGGAAAGACTGAAAACTAAAGGAAGTACCACAGATATTGGTCCATTTTATGGTCTTCCGTCTAAAGTTCAACACCTTCTACAGGCACATAGAGGAATCACAAAACTTTATG ATTGGCAAGATGAATGTTTGAATCTACCAGGCGTAAGAGAAGGGAGAAATCTAATATATTCCTTACCTACAAGTGGTGGGAAAACCTTAGTAGCTGAGATACTGATACTTAAACAGATACTGTGTCAACAAAAAGACGCTATTATTATACTACCATTTGTTTCTATAGTACAGGAAAAG CTCCACATGATAGGAGAAGGTGGGAGTCGTGGTGCCACTTTAGAGTCAACATTGCTGAAAATTATTCATAAGCAGA GTAATACACAGATTATAGGAATGAGTGCTACTTTGAACAATATAGAAGACTTACAGAACTTTCTTAAGGCTGATGTCTACCATAATGACTTTAGACCT GTAAAATTGACAGAGTACCTAAAGTTGCAGGACAACATTTATGAGGTGACATGTAAGACGTCAGAAGATTTGGTATCTCACAGAAGGGTTGTTACATTTCCA tATTCTTCTGAGCAAACCAAAACAGATCCAGACCATTTAATGGGATTAGTATTAGAGGTTATACCAAAGAATTCATGTCTGGTCTTCTGTCCTACAAAGAAAAACTGTGAAAATGTGGCCATGATGTTATGTAAAATGTTTGTTAATAAAAACAG AGAGTTATGTGACATAAAGAAAGCTGAAAAGAAAGCATTATTAAAAGAACTATACAGTGATGGAGAACAGAGAATTTGTCCTGTTCTGCAATACACAGTACACTTTGGTATAGCCTATCATCATAGTGGACTGACAATGGATGAGAGACGACTGATAGAAGATGCTTACTCAGAAGGAACACTGTGTTTACTGGCCTGTACAAGTACACTGGCAGCTGGTGTTAATCTACCTGCTAAGAG AGTAATTTTAAGAAGTCCCTATGTAGGGAGTACATTTCTGAGCAGGACTCAGTATAAACAGATGACAGGAAGAGCTGGTAGAGCTGGGATTGATTCCTCAGGGGAGAGCATCCTTATTACCAAATCTACAGACAGGGATAAG gTACAAGAATTGATATCTGGACCAAATGAGATGTGTTACAGTAGTCTGATGTATGATGGTGGAAAGGGAATTCGTAGTCTTATACTATCTGTGATAGGCTTACAG GTTACTAAGACCACTTCTGATGTGTATGAGTTTATGAGAAAAACTTTGTTATCCACTCAAGGAACTACATGTGATGTTTCTATTGTAACCAAAGATTCACTGCAGAAGTTAATTGAACTTGGTTTAGTTGTCCAGAAAAGGTCAATGTCTCAGGGAGATGAAAACTGTGATAGTTTTCATTTAGAAGTTACACCTCTAGGAAGAGCTACTTTTAAAG GCTCTGTAGATATTGATAATGCCTCCCTACTTTATAATGATTTGAAGAAAGGTGAGGAGTCCCTGGTACTGGCTACCTATATACACCTCTTGTTTCTAGTCACTCCTTATGATATGGTAGATATGGTCAAACCATCATGGATTATTTATTTCCAGCAG CTGTCAGCTTTAGATAACATAGAATTGAAAGCAGCATCATTAATAGGTGTGCCTGAGAGTTACATAGCCATGAGAGCTTCTGGACAATGTTCTAGACAG aaaGTAAATGATTTTGTATTAAATCGCTTCTACCTCACCCTAATGTTGTATGAGTTATGGAAACAGAAGAGTTTATGGGAAGTAGCTGACAAGTTTCAGCAACCAAGAGGATTTATACAGAATCTATTGTCTAGTGCAGCAGGTTTTGCATCCTGTGTTTTTCATTTCTGTCAG GAATTAGAAGAATTTTGGGCATACCAAGATTTGCtaggaaattttgtaaaaagactGTCATATTGTGTCACGACAGAATTAATTCCCTTGATGGAAATTCCAGGTGTCAAACTG GGAAGAGCCAAACAGCTTCATTCCAGTGGATATAAAACATTAACCCATGTGGCACATGCTGATCCAGTGgacattgttaaaaatattaaacagatATCTAAAAAGGCTGCTATACAGATTGTCACTTCTGCAAAG GTTCTTTTGAATGAAAAAGCAGAAGCATTGAGGGAGGAAGTTGAAGAACTTATAAATGTACCTGAAGGAAGTGTTTCCATGACAATGATTAGTTCTCAGGAATCTGACATTCTACCTCCTACCCCTGATGGTGCAAACTTCTCACAGGAATCAGTTACATAA
- the LOC134715921 gene encoding helicase POLQ-like isoform X2 yields the protein MGKVIRNSDTTTEPQDLKQEQKQIVHNDEAEDSILDSSDFLLADMDINWCEGHEEKSDVKLKPDKKDINKEHVKTEKTVPVTPVNTLRDRIKQRLHNNAGVKTPQGPGSVIQQQQEEQLQKVQQEMERLKTKGSTTDIGPFYGLPSKVQHLLQAHRGITKLYDWQDECLNLPGVREGRNLIYSLPTSGGKTLVAEILILKQILCQQKDAIIILPFVSIVQEKVRSISTFALELDFLVEEYAGSKGRFPPMKRRNKRSLYIATIEKAHSLINSLIENNRLDTLGLVVVDELHMIGEGGSRGATLESTLLKIIHKQSNTQIIGMSATLNNIEDLQNFLKADVYHNDFRPVKLTEYLKLQDNIYEVTCKTSEDLVSHRRVVTFPYSSEQTKTDPDHLMGLVLEVIPKNSCLVFCPTKKNCENVAMMLCKMFVNKNRELCDIKKAEKKALLKELYSDGEQRICPVLQYTVHFGIAYHHSGLTMDERRLIEDAYSEGTLCLLACTSTLAAGVNLPAKRVILRSPYVGSTFLSRTQYKQMTGRAGRAGIDSSGESILITKSTDRDKVQELISGPNEMCYSSLMYDGGKGIRSLILSVIGLQVTKTTSDVYEFMRKTLLSTQGTTCDVSIVTKDSLQKLIELGLVVQKRSMSQGDENCDSFHLEVTPLGRATFKGSVDIDNASLLYNDLKKGEESLVLATYIHLLFLVTPYDMVDMVKPSWIIYFQQLSALDNIELKAASLIGVPESYIAMRASGQCSRQKVNDFVLNRFYLTLMLYELWKQKSLWEVADKFQQPRGFIQNLLSSAAGFASCVFHFCQELEEFWAYQDLLGNFVKRLSYCVTTELIPLMEIPGVKLGRAKQLHSSGYKTLTHVAHADPVDIVKNIKQISKKAAIQIVTSAKVLLNEKAEALREEVEELINVPEGSVSMTMISSQESDILPPTPDGANFSQESVT from the exons aaaaatctGATGTGAAATTAAAACCAGACAAGAAAGATATTAACAAAGAGCATGTTAAAACAGAGAAAACGGTTCCTGTTACACCTGTAAATACTCTTAGAGACAGAATCAAACAGAGACTACATAATAATGCAGGTGTAAAAACACCTCAGGGACCTGGATCAGTCATACAACAACAACAAGAGGAACAACTACAGAAAGTCCAGCAAGAAATGGAAAGACTGAAAACTAAAGGAAGTACCACAGATATTGGTCCATTTTATGGTCTTCCGTCTAAAGTTCAACACCTTCTACAGGCACATAGAGGAATCACAAAACTTTATG ATTGGCAAGATGAATGTTTGAATCTACCAGGCGTAAGAGAAGGGAGAAATCTAATATATTCCTTACCTACAAGTGGTGGGAAAACCTTAGTAGCTGAGATACTGATACTTAAACAGATACTGTGTCAACAAAAAGACGCTATTATTATACTACCATTTGTTTCTATAGTACAGGAAAAG GTTAGAAGTATATCCACATTTGCATTAGAATTAGATTTCTTGGTAGAGGAATATGCAGGAAGTAAAGGCAGATTCCCTCCAATGAAAAGACGGAACAAACGATCGCTATATATAGCTACAATAGAGAAAGCTCACTCACTTATTAACAGCTTAATAGAGAACAACAGATTAGATACTCTAGGATTGGTTGTTGTAGATGAA CTCCACATGATAGGAGAAGGTGGGAGTCGTGGTGCCACTTTAGAGTCAACATTGCTGAAAATTATTCATAAGCAGA GTAATACACAGATTATAGGAATGAGTGCTACTTTGAACAATATAGAAGACTTACAGAACTTTCTTAAGGCTGATGTCTACCATAATGACTTTAGACCT GTAAAATTGACAGAGTACCTAAAGTTGCAGGACAACATTTATGAGGTGACATGTAAGACGTCAGAAGATTTGGTATCTCACAGAAGGGTTGTTACATTTCCA tATTCTTCTGAGCAAACCAAAACAGATCCAGACCATTTAATGGGATTAGTATTAGAGGTTATACCAAAGAATTCATGTCTGGTCTTCTGTCCTACAAAGAAAAACTGTGAAAATGTGGCCATGATGTTATGTAAAATGTTTGTTAATAAAAACAG AGAGTTATGTGACATAAAGAAAGCTGAAAAGAAAGCATTATTAAAAGAACTATACAGTGATGGAGAACAGAGAATTTGTCCTGTTCTGCAATACACAGTACACTTTGGTATAGCCTATCATCATAGTGGACTGACAATGGATGAGAGACGACTGATAGAAGATGCTTACTCAGAAGGAACACTGTGTTTACTGGCCTGTACAAGTACACTGGCAGCTGGTGTTAATCTACCTGCTAAGAG AGTAATTTTAAGAAGTCCCTATGTAGGGAGTACATTTCTGAGCAGGACTCAGTATAAACAGATGACAGGAAGAGCTGGTAGAGCTGGGATTGATTCCTCAGGGGAGAGCATCCTTATTACCAAATCTACAGACAGGGATAAG gTACAAGAATTGATATCTGGACCAAATGAGATGTGTTACAGTAGTCTGATGTATGATGGTGGAAAGGGAATTCGTAGTCTTATACTATCTGTGATAGGCTTACAG GTTACTAAGACCACTTCTGATGTGTATGAGTTTATGAGAAAAACTTTGTTATCCACTCAAGGAACTACATGTGATGTTTCTATTGTAACCAAAGATTCACTGCAGAAGTTAATTGAACTTGGTTTAGTTGTCCAGAAAAGGTCAATGTCTCAGGGAGATGAAAACTGTGATAGTTTTCATTTAGAAGTTACACCTCTAGGAAGAGCTACTTTTAAAG GCTCTGTAGATATTGATAATGCCTCCCTACTTTATAATGATTTGAAGAAAGGTGAGGAGTCCCTGGTACTGGCTACCTATATACACCTCTTGTTTCTAGTCACTCCTTATGATATGGTAGATATGGTCAAACCATCATGGATTATTTATTTCCAGCAG CTGTCAGCTTTAGATAACATAGAATTGAAAGCAGCATCATTAATAGGTGTGCCTGAGAGTTACATAGCCATGAGAGCTTCTGGACAATGTTCTAGACAG aaaGTAAATGATTTTGTATTAAATCGCTTCTACCTCACCCTAATGTTGTATGAGTTATGGAAACAGAAGAGTTTATGGGAAGTAGCTGACAAGTTTCAGCAACCAAGAGGATTTATACAGAATCTATTGTCTAGTGCAGCAGGTTTTGCATCCTGTGTTTTTCATTTCTGTCAG GAATTAGAAGAATTTTGGGCATACCAAGATTTGCtaggaaattttgtaaaaagactGTCATATTGTGTCACGACAGAATTAATTCCCTTGATGGAAATTCCAGGTGTCAAACTG GGAAGAGCCAAACAGCTTCATTCCAGTGGATATAAAACATTAACCCATGTGGCACATGCTGATCCAGTGgacattgttaaaaatattaaacagatATCTAAAAAGGCTGCTATACAGATTGTCACTTCTGCAAAG GTTCTTTTGAATGAAAAAGCAGAAGCATTGAGGGAGGAAGTTGAAGAACTTATAAATGTACCTGAAGGAAGTGTTTCCATGACAATGATTAGTTCTCAGGAATCTGACATTCTACCTCCTACCCCTGATGGTGCAAACTTCTCACAGGAATCAGTTACATAA